The following are encoded together in the Triticum dicoccoides isolate Atlit2015 ecotype Zavitan chromosome 6B, WEW_v2.0, whole genome shotgun sequence genome:
- the LOC119322954 gene encoding uncharacterized protein LOC119322954 isoform X1, which translates to MQMSTDPNHYGVFPHSFFGQHVVSFQTSAITNGPGAMPVCLDTSSGINGNLAVLNTTPSTIVSTASPNMIPDSSQSLKYGGPMAVEWSYPELQMLNDGLHKYASEPGIMKYIKIAAMLPEKTVRDVAMRCQWMAEKQNTRRRKTEEHNGGRKIKDRKAVSQDKMVESSLWANNRSVPVDTRGPSVTTASGNAASDIDRAMLNVLEENARLLNQIEANILTSQAQNNIDLFHRTRSNINNLLQSMSQIPGIMSKMPRLPISVDEKLCSYLLPGVNLAQVLSSSYLKEEPRGNW; encoded by the exons ATGCAGATGTCAACAGATCCTAACCACTACGGCGTATTTCCGCATTCGTTCTTCGGCCAACATGTGGTTTCATTTCAGACGAGTGCAATTACCAACGGGCCGGGAGCCATGCCGGTCTGCCTGGACACTTCCAGTGGGATAAATGGTAATCTGGCAGTGTTGAACACTACACCTTCGACGATTGTATCCACTGCTTCACCCAACATGATTCCTGATTCTAGCCAGAGCCTAAAGTATGGAGGTCCAATGGCTGTGGAGTGGTCATACCCTGAGTTACAGATGCTTAATGACGGCCTCCATAA GTATGCAAGTGAACCGGGAATCATGAAGTATATCAAGATAGCAGCAATGTTGCCAGAGAAGACAGTAAGAGATGTGGCCATGAGATGCCAGTGGATGGCG GAAAAACAAAATACAAGACGACGGAAGACTGAAGAACACaatggtggaagaaagattaaAGATAGAAAG GCTGTATCTCAGGACAAAATGGTGGAGTCGTCATTGTGGGCTAACAATCGTTCTGTTCCAGTAGACACCAGAGGTCCTTCTGTTACGACAG CTTCTGGGAATGCAGCCTCTGACATCGACCGTGCAATGCTTAATGTATTGGAAGAAAATGCTCGACTTCTCAATCAAATAGAAGCAAATATTTTGACATCACAG GCTCAGAACAACATTGATCTTTTCCATCGCACAAGAAGTAACATCAATAATCTTCTACAAAG CATGAGCCAAATACCTGGAATAATGAGCAAGATGCCTAGGTTGCCTATTTCAGTGGATGAAAAGCTTTGCAGTTATCTGCTCCCTGGTGTTAATTTG GCCCAAGTTCTTAGCAGCAGCTACCTGAAAGAGGAGCCAAGAGGAAACTGGTGA
- the LOC119322954 gene encoding uncharacterized protein LOC119322954 isoform X2: MQMSTDPNHYGVFPHSFFGQHVVSFQTSAITNGPGAMPVCLDTSSGINGNLAVLNTTPSTIVSTASPNMIPDSSQSLKYGGPMAVEWSYPELQMLNDGLHKYASEPGIMKYIKIAAMLPEKTVRDVAMRCQWMAEKQNTRRRKTEEHNGGRKIKDRKDKMVESSLWANNRSVPVDTRGPSVTTASGNAASDIDRAMLNVLEENARLLNQIEANILTSQAQNNIDLFHRTRSNINNLLQSMSQIPGIMSKMPRLPISVDEKLCSYLLPGVNLAQVLSSSYLKEEPRGNW; this comes from the exons ATGCAGATGTCAACAGATCCTAACCACTACGGCGTATTTCCGCATTCGTTCTTCGGCCAACATGTGGTTTCATTTCAGACGAGTGCAATTACCAACGGGCCGGGAGCCATGCCGGTCTGCCTGGACACTTCCAGTGGGATAAATGGTAATCTGGCAGTGTTGAACACTACACCTTCGACGATTGTATCCACTGCTTCACCCAACATGATTCCTGATTCTAGCCAGAGCCTAAAGTATGGAGGTCCAATGGCTGTGGAGTGGTCATACCCTGAGTTACAGATGCTTAATGACGGCCTCCATAA GTATGCAAGTGAACCGGGAATCATGAAGTATATCAAGATAGCAGCAATGTTGCCAGAGAAGACAGTAAGAGATGTGGCCATGAGATGCCAGTGGATGGCG GAAAAACAAAATACAAGACGACGGAAGACTGAAGAACACaatggtggaagaaagattaaAGATAGAAAG GACAAAATGGTGGAGTCGTCATTGTGGGCTAACAATCGTTCTGTTCCAGTAGACACCAGAGGTCCTTCTGTTACGACAG CTTCTGGGAATGCAGCCTCTGACATCGACCGTGCAATGCTTAATGTATTGGAAGAAAATGCTCGACTTCTCAATCAAATAGAAGCAAATATTTTGACATCACAG GCTCAGAACAACATTGATCTTTTCCATCGCACAAGAAGTAACATCAATAATCTTCTACAAAG CATGAGCCAAATACCTGGAATAATGAGCAAGATGCCTAGGTTGCCTATTTCAGTGGATGAAAAGCTTTGCAGTTATCTGCTCCCTGGTGTTAATTTG GCCCAAGTTCTTAGCAGCAGCTACCTGAAAGAGGAGCCAAGAGGAAACTGGTGA
- the LOC119322954 gene encoding uncharacterized protein LOC119322954 isoform X3, with amino-acid sequence MQMSTDPNHYGVFPHSFFGQHVVSFQTSAITNGPGAMPVCLDTSSGINGNLAVLNTTPSTIVSTASPNMIPDSSQSLKYGGPMAVEWSYPELQMLNDGLHKYASEPGIMKYIKIAAMLPEKTVRDVAMRCQWMAEKQNTRRRKTEEHNGGRKIKDRKAVSQDKMVESSLWANNRSVPVDTRGPSVTTASGNAASDIDRAMLNVLEENARLLNQIEANILTSQAQNNIDLFHRTRSNINNLLQSMSQIPGIMSKMPRLPISVDEKLCSYLLPGVNLHQIVYWNGHS; translated from the exons ATGCAGATGTCAACAGATCCTAACCACTACGGCGTATTTCCGCATTCGTTCTTCGGCCAACATGTGGTTTCATTTCAGACGAGTGCAATTACCAACGGGCCGGGAGCCATGCCGGTCTGCCTGGACACTTCCAGTGGGATAAATGGTAATCTGGCAGTGTTGAACACTACACCTTCGACGATTGTATCCACTGCTTCACCCAACATGATTCCTGATTCTAGCCAGAGCCTAAAGTATGGAGGTCCAATGGCTGTGGAGTGGTCATACCCTGAGTTACAGATGCTTAATGACGGCCTCCATAA GTATGCAAGTGAACCGGGAATCATGAAGTATATCAAGATAGCAGCAATGTTGCCAGAGAAGACAGTAAGAGATGTGGCCATGAGATGCCAGTGGATGGCG GAAAAACAAAATACAAGACGACGGAAGACTGAAGAACACaatggtggaagaaagattaaAGATAGAAAG GCTGTATCTCAGGACAAAATGGTGGAGTCGTCATTGTGGGCTAACAATCGTTCTGTTCCAGTAGACACCAGAGGTCCTTCTGTTACGACAG CTTCTGGGAATGCAGCCTCTGACATCGACCGTGCAATGCTTAATGTATTGGAAGAAAATGCTCGACTTCTCAATCAAATAGAAGCAAATATTTTGACATCACAG GCTCAGAACAACATTGATCTTTTCCATCGCACAAGAAGTAACATCAATAATCTTCTACAAAG CATGAGCCAAATACCTGGAATAATGAGCAAGATGCCTAGGTTGCCTATTTCAGTGGATGAAAAGCTTTGCAGTTATCTGCTCCCTGGTGTTAATTTG CACCAGATTGTATACTGGAATGGCCACTCTTGA